Proteins co-encoded in one Haladaptatus sp. ZSTT2 genomic window:
- the lhgO gene encoding L-2-hydroxyglutarate oxidase → MTSHDVAVIGGGCVGLSVAKHLVARTDLDVAVLEKEHHLAAHQSGRNSGVLHPGFNYPPESKKARFATEGTHRMKAYCAEHDIPCDELGVLVVATTDEEERRLHDLADQAEANGVEWELFESQAEIREHEPHAVGQAALYAPEAASVDSQQYVYTLAREVQKAGVSLYLGHAVSQIRHTKAGYRLTTSNSTIDADYLVNAAGLHADTLAKQVGVGEEYQVVPFRGEYYELTPEKSHLCQTMIYPTPDPELPFLGVHYTRRADGKVIVGPNAVLAFGREAYKNTQFDLAEFKETLTYEGFLKLIASPMMLKVAWEELNKSYRKEKFAEASQKLVPEVREADLNKSYAGIRAQLVTDDGELVKDPLFIETEDAVHILNAVSPGLTSSLPFGEEIAKKLEAKE, encoded by the coding sequence ATGACCAGCCACGATGTCGCCGTCATCGGCGGTGGCTGCGTCGGGTTATCGGTCGCAAAGCACCTCGTCGCGCGTACCGACCTCGACGTCGCCGTCCTCGAAAAAGAGCATCACCTCGCTGCCCACCAGAGCGGTCGCAACTCGGGCGTCCTCCACCCCGGCTTTAACTACCCTCCAGAGTCCAAAAAAGCCCGATTCGCCACCGAAGGCACCCACCGGATGAAGGCCTACTGTGCAGAACACGACATCCCGTGTGACGAACTCGGCGTGCTCGTCGTCGCAACTACTGACGAAGAGGAACGCCGCCTCCACGACCTCGCAGACCAAGCCGAAGCAAACGGCGTCGAGTGGGAACTCTTCGAATCGCAAGCAGAAATCCGCGAGCACGAACCCCACGCCGTCGGCCAAGCCGCCCTCTACGCCCCGGAAGCCGCCTCCGTCGATTCTCAACAGTACGTCTACACGCTCGCCCGCGAGGTGCAAAAGGCGGGTGTCTCGCTCTATCTCGGCCACGCTGTCTCGCAGATTCGCCACACGAAAGCTGGCTACCGACTCACCACGTCGAACAGCACCATCGACGCCGACTATCTCGTGAACGCAGCGGGCCTCCACGCGGACACCCTCGCAAAGCAAGTTGGCGTCGGCGAGGAGTATCAGGTCGTCCCCTTCCGCGGCGAGTACTACGAACTCACCCCCGAGAAGTCCCACCTCTGTCAGACGATGATTTATCCGACGCCCGACCCGGAGTTGCCGTTTCTTGGGGTTCACTACACCCGCCGGGCAGACGGGAAGGTCATCGTCGGTCCGAACGCCGTCCTCGCCTTTGGCCGCGAAGCCTACAAGAACACCCAGTTCGACCTTGCGGAATTCAAAGAGACACTGACCTACGAGGGATTCTTGAAACTCATCGCCTCGCCGATGATGCTCAAGGTGGCGTGGGAAGAGCTCAACAAATCCTACCGCAAGGAGAAGTTCGCAGAAGCCTCCCAAAAACTGGTTCCCGAGGTACGAGAAGCAGACCTGAACAAGAGCTATGCGGGCATTCGCGCCCAGCTCGTCACCGACGACGGCGAACTGGTTAAAGACCCACTGTTCATCGAAACCGAGGATGCCGTCCACATCTTAAACGCCGTTTCTCCCGGCTTAACGTCCTCACTGCCGTTCGGTGAGGAGATTGCGAAAAAGCTCGAAGCGAAGGAGTGA
- a CDS encoding TRAP transporter permease, with protein MTDTPDADTEEKTEAETKKTRRIAGFARYLAMAVAVIAGTYHVYTAGFGTPGAFINRPLHLAFVTILAFLLFPAREKDDEGVPWYDWLLLIISVPSILYIAYTIEFGTLAERSGDPVMADLVFGAITILVVLEITRRATGRALPIIAGSFLAYAYWGRLMPQPIIHRGYSIERIISHTYLTTEGIFGIPLGVSATFVVVFIILGAFLEVTGIGDWFIDLAYGATGKTTGGPAKTSVMASGFLASLNGSAVANTATTGAFTIPLMKRTGFKSRYAAAVESAASSGGQIMPPVMGAGAFIMSSWTGISYVTIIAAASIPALLYFLSIGAAVHFRAKKQGLEGVDSEDLPDPWHLLKTGAHFLIPLVLLVYMLVQGNSAMKAAFYAIMLTLVVAIPLSTAKEFVGALTNGDTSTVTRLGRNAVEMGIAAMERGMRMTIVVAAACATAGLVVGMVTLTGLGLKFSTLITSASGGVLIIALILTMFTSVILGMGLPTTAAYVVLAALGAPALTAMGVELLAAHLFIFYFGIISAITPPIMLAVFTASGIAESDPWKTGFTALNLAAAGFLVPYMFVYGPQLLLIGSTTEIVIGATSAIIGVLALSAGTQGFFYTAASYLERAALVTGAVVLIAPGLMTDLVGFGIIAAVFLKQYTLNKGPGATPTAGAD; from the coding sequence ATGACCGATACACCTGACGCAGACACCGAAGAAAAGACCGAAGCGGAAACAAAAAAGACGAGACGCATCGCCGGATTCGCTCGCTACCTCGCGATGGCCGTGGCCGTCATCGCTGGCACGTATCACGTGTACACCGCCGGGTTCGGGACGCCCGGCGCGTTCATCAACCGGCCCCTGCACCTCGCGTTCGTCACCATCCTCGCGTTCCTGCTCTTTCCCGCGCGTGAGAAGGACGACGAGGGCGTGCCGTGGTACGACTGGTTGCTCCTGATAATCTCGGTTCCGAGCATCCTCTACATCGCCTACACAATCGAGTTCGGGACGCTCGCAGAACGCTCTGGTGATCCCGTGATGGCCGACCTCGTATTCGGCGCAATCACCATTCTCGTCGTCCTCGAAATCACGCGTCGGGCAACGGGCCGCGCCCTGCCTATCATCGCCGGGTCGTTCCTCGCCTACGCCTACTGGGGGCGACTGATGCCACAGCCGATTATCCACCGTGGCTACTCAATCGAGCGCATCATCTCTCACACCTACCTCACGACCGAGGGCATCTTCGGGATTCCACTCGGTGTCTCCGCGACGTTCGTCGTCGTGTTCATCATCCTCGGGGCGTTCCTCGAAGTGACCGGCATCGGAGACTGGTTCATCGACCTCGCCTACGGCGCGACGGGCAAGACGACCGGCGGCCCCGCAAAAACCTCCGTGATGGCAAGTGGCTTCCTCGCCAGCCTGAACGGCAGTGCCGTCGCAAACACCGCGACCACCGGCGCGTTCACCATCCCGCTGATGAAGCGCACCGGCTTCAAATCGCGCTACGCCGCCGCCGTCGAATCTGCGGCTTCCTCGGGCGGCCAGATTATGCCACCCGTGATGGGCGCAGGCGCGTTCATCATGTCCTCGTGGACGGGCATCTCCTACGTGACCATCATCGCCGCTGCGTCGATTCCGGCGTTGCTCTACTTCCTCTCGATTGGCGCGGCCGTCCACTTCCGCGCGAAAAAGCAGGGCTTAGAGGGCGTCGATTCAGAAGACCTGCCCGACCCATGGCACCTGCTCAAGACGGGCGCACACTTCCTGATTCCGCTCGTCTTGCTCGTCTACATGCTCGTCCAGGGTAACTCCGCGATGAAGGCTGCGTTCTACGCCATCATGCTGACGCTCGTCGTTGCGATTCCGCTCTCGACGGCCAAAGAGTTCGTCGGCGCGCTCACGAACGGCGATACGAGTACGGTAACGCGCCTCGGGCGCAACGCCGTCGAGATGGGCATCGCTGCGATGGAACGCGGGATGCGCATGACCATCGTCGTGGCCGCAGCCTGTGCCACCGCCGGTCTCGTCGTCGGCATGGTCACGCTCACCGGCCTCGGGCTGAAGTTCAGCACGCTCATCACGAGCGCGTCGGGTGGCGTGCTCATCATCGCACTCATCCTAACGATGTTCACCTCGGTTATCCTCGGGATGGGGCTGCCAACGACGGCCGCCTACGTCGTGCTCGCTGCACTCGGCGCACCCGCCCTCACCGCGATGGGCGTGGAACTCCTGGCGGCGCACCTGTTCATCTTCTACTTCGGCATCATCAGTGCGATTACGCCGCCAATCATGCTCGCCGTCTTCACCGCGAGTGGGATTGCGGAATCTGACCCGTGGAAAACCGGGTTTACCGCGCTGAACCTCGCCGCTGCTGGCTTCCTCGTACCCTACATGTTCGTGTATGGGCCACAGCTCCTGCTCATCGGGAGTACGACAGAAATCGTCATCGGGGCAACGAGCGCCATCATCGGCGTCCTCGCCCTCTCTGCAGGGACGCAAGGGTTCTTCTACACGGCGGCTAGCTATCTCGAACGCGCAGCACTCGTCACTGGTGCCGTGGTGCTCATCGCACCCGGCCTGATGACAGACCTGGTTGGCTTTGGCATCATCGCAGCTGTGTTCCTCAAACAGTACACGCTGAACAAAGGGCCGGGGGCGACGCCAACGGCTGGCGCAGACTAG
- a CDS encoding glycerate kinase type-2 family protein has translation MFDNRSAHATTPARTVALDSLEAGIEAAHPRRVIRESVSLDGDVLTIAGESYDLTDIDELVVLGGGNAAAHVAAALEPIVGDRLVEGVVVTDDPTETDRVTVHRGDHPVPSQRGVDGATAVREAAEAASESTLVLAVITGGASALLPAPTADISLDDLQATTNALLESGATIHEINAVRKHLSALKGGQLGRIAAPATVVSLIFSDVVGNDLSVIGSGPTVPDESTYADALAVLSAYDVTVPDAVKTHLERGANGDLAETPRAGDSIFERVSNHILADNFTALSAASDVAESHGFTPLILSSSVRGEAREAAKSHVAVAEEVFATGNPLSAPAVLLAGGECTVTVRGDGEGGPSQEFCVSAALELDDERITVAAVDSDGIDGATDVAGAIVDTDTITDHTAGAQALRENDVYPLLAEAGAHLHSGATGTNVNDLRIVVVDA, from the coding sequence GTGTTCGATAATCGGTCGGCACACGCCACGACACCGGCGCGAACCGTCGCACTCGACAGCCTCGAAGCGGGCATCGAAGCCGCCCACCCGCGCCGGGTCATCCGCGAATCGGTCTCACTGGATGGCGACGTGCTCACGATTGCCGGAGAGAGCTACGACCTCACCGACATTGACGAACTCGTGGTGCTCGGCGGGGGCAACGCCGCCGCCCACGTCGCCGCGGCGCTCGAACCCATCGTCGGCGACCGACTCGTGGAGGGCGTCGTCGTCACCGACGACCCAACGGAAACCGACCGCGTGACCGTCCACCGCGGCGACCACCCCGTCCCGAGCCAGCGGGGCGTCGATGGTGCGACGGCTGTCCGTGAAGCGGCCGAAGCAGCTTCCGAATCGACGCTCGTCCTCGCGGTCATCACCGGCGGCGCGAGCGCCTTGCTCCCCGCACCCACAGCCGATATTTCGCTCGACGACCTGCAAGCGACCACGAACGCGCTGCTCGAATCGGGCGCGACCATCCACGAAATTAACGCCGTCAGAAAACATCTTTCAGCCCTGAAAGGCGGGCAACTCGGGCGCATCGCTGCGCCGGCGACCGTCGTCTCGCTCATCTTCTCGGACGTGGTCGGCAACGACCTCTCGGTCATCGGCAGCGGCCCGACGGTTCCCGATGAGTCCACCTACGCAGACGCGCTCGCTGTCCTCTCCGCGTACGACGTGACGGTTCCTGATGCTGTCAAAACGCATCTCGAACGCGGCGCGAACGGCGACCTCGCGGAAACCCCGCGTGCGGGCGACTCGATTTTCGAGCGCGTCTCGAACCACATCCTCGCGGACAACTTCACTGCGCTCTCAGCCGCAAGCGACGTGGCCGAATCGCACGGTTTCACGCCGCTCATTCTCTCTTCGAGCGTTCGTGGCGAGGCGCGCGAAGCCGCCAAATCGCACGTCGCCGTAGCCGAAGAAGTGTTCGCCACCGGCAACCCACTTTCTGCGCCCGCCGTGCTTCTCGCAGGCGGCGAGTGTACCGTGACGGTTCGCGGCGACGGCGAGGGCGGCCCGAGCCAAGAGTTCTGCGTGAGCGCGGCGCTCGAACTCGATGACGAACGCATCACGGTCGCCGCGGTGGACTCAGACGGCATCGACGGCGCAACCGACGTTGCCGGGGCGATTGTCGATACAGACACGATAACCGACCACACCGCTGGCGCGCAAGCGCTGCGTGAAAATGACGTGTATCCCCTGCTTGCCGAGGCAGGTGCGCACCTGCACTCCGGTGCGACGGGGACGAACGTAAACGACCTGCGAATCGTCGTCGTCGACGCTTAG
- a CDS encoding GntP family permease produces MLEGLPLVLLLLGAVAFIILATAKLNLHAFLALLIAAYGTGLLAGLDPTEVASLVTDGFGGVLAYIGIVILAGTIIGIILERTGAAIVIAESILDLIGEEHTTTVMAITGSVVSIPVFCDSGFIILSGLNRSLAERSSLSLATLGVALAGGLYATHVFVPPTPGPIAAAGILGADIGLVMLAGIVVSVPVTLVAAKWASTVASKYHIDPNPDMTIEDIKAEYGQLPSKAASFAPLLVPIVLITLGSIAAYPEASDPAFVTGTAQTALLFIGDPAVALLIGAFVGFAVVPDYSEDVTSEWVGDGIKNAAIILAVTGAGGAFGSVLSALPLKGFIGDTFGGLGIGLVAAFIIAAALKSALGSSTVSIVTTAGLIAPLLPELGLASTWGRVFAVLAIGAGSMTVSHANDSYFWIIKEFTDMKTATAYQAWTLATLVLGVTSILWILVLRNIVAVAL; encoded by the coding sequence ATGCTAGAAGGACTCCCTTTGGTACTGTTGCTCCTTGGTGCAGTCGCCTTCATCATTTTGGCGACGGCCAAGTTGAACCTCCACGCATTTCTCGCGTTGCTAATCGCTGCCTACGGGACGGGACTGCTCGCCGGACTTGACCCGACCGAGGTTGCCTCACTCGTCACCGACGGCTTCGGCGGTGTGCTCGCGTATATTGGCATAGTCATCCTCGCGGGGACGATTATTGGCATCATCTTAGAACGGACGGGTGCCGCAATCGTCATCGCAGAGAGCATCTTGGACCTCATCGGCGAGGAACACACGACGACGGTGATGGCCATCACGGGCAGCGTCGTCAGTATCCCCGTGTTCTGTGACTCCGGGTTCATCATCCTCTCCGGGCTGAACCGGTCGCTCGCAGAGCGTTCCAGTCTCTCCCTTGCGACGCTCGGCGTGGCGCTCGCAGGTGGCCTCTACGCCACGCACGTCTTCGTGCCGCCAACGCCCGGCCCAATCGCCGCCGCCGGGATTCTCGGCGCGGACATCGGACTCGTCATGCTCGCCGGAATCGTCGTCTCGGTTCCCGTGACGCTCGTCGCCGCGAAGTGGGCGTCAACGGTCGCTTCGAAGTACCACATCGACCCGAACCCGGACATGACCATCGAGGACATCAAGGCCGAATACGGTCAGCTTCCCTCGAAGGCTGCCTCGTTCGCGCCGCTGCTCGTCCCGATCGTGCTCATCACGCTCGGGAGCATCGCGGCATACCCTGAAGCGTCGGATCCTGCGTTCGTCACGGGAACCGCACAGACCGCGCTTCTGTTCATCGGTGACCCGGCCGTTGCGCTCCTCATCGGTGCGTTCGTCGGGTTCGCCGTCGTCCCCGACTACTCAGAAGACGTGACGAGCGAGTGGGTTGGCGACGGCATCAAGAACGCTGCCATCATCCTCGCCGTGACCGGCGCGGGCGGTGCGTTCGGCTCGGTACTCAGCGCCCTCCCACTCAAGGGCTTCATCGGCGACACCTTCGGCGGTCTCGGCATCGGCCTCGTCGCCGCATTCATCATCGCCGCTGCGCTCAAGTCGGCGCTTGGCTCTTCGACCGTCTCTATCGTCACGACGGCGGGCCTCATCGCGCCACTGCTTCCTGAACTCGGTCTCGCCTCGACGTGGGGACGCGTGTTCGCCGTCCTCGCAATCGGCGCAGGGAGCATGACCGTGAGCCACGCAAACGACTCCTACTTCTGGATTATCAAGGAGTTCACCGACATGAAGACGGCCACGGCGTATCAGGCGTGGACGCTCGCAACGCTCGTGCTCGGGGTGACCAGTATTCTCTGGATTCTCGTGCTCAGAAATATCGTCGCCGTGGCGCTCTAA
- a CDS encoding ABC transporter ATP-binding protein, whose amino-acid sequence MWRLYAEYGRAQVPQAILGVFGTLTSRSVGLISPFVLGLAIDAVFLSQREYTLPFLPQAWVPSTPTGLLWLSIAVIAGATVVGAVFQWLANWGWNSFAQHVQHALRVDTYDTMQLLDMGFFDEKQTGEMLSILNNDVNQLETFLNEGISSALRIGVMVLGIGVIMFAINWPLALVALLPVPVLAVFTYLFVKKIQPKYAAVRASVGALNSRLENNIGGIQVIKTENAESYEVERVEGASQHYFDTNWDAITTRIVFFPGLGVITGLGFAITFAVGGFWVLNGAPAGLPGTLTAGQFVTFMVYTQQFIWPMAQFGQIINMYQRAKASSARIFGLMGETAKHMESSDAPDLTVTEGTVEYDDVSFGYAKADEPVLHNVSLTATRGQLLGVVGPTGAGKSTLLKLLVRMYDTDEGTIRIDGTDIREVNTQSLRRAIGYVSQDPFLFYGTVKENIAYGTFDATDEEIVDAAKRAEAHEFIMNLPDGYDTMVGERGVKLSGGQRQRISIARTILKNPPLLILDEATSHVDTETEALIQRSLNRLAAEKTTFAIAHRLSTIRHADEIIVLDDGRVVERGTHRDLIDNDDLYANLWRVQAGEIDDLPPEFIERAIRRRAEVAETEFAEADAGWEN is encoded by the coding sequence ATGTGGCGGCTGTACGCAGAGTACGGCAGGGCACAGGTTCCACAGGCCATCCTCGGCGTCTTCGGCACGCTCACCTCGCGCAGCGTCGGCCTCATCTCGCCGTTCGTCCTCGGGCTCGCCATCGACGCCGTGTTCCTGAGCCAGCGCGAGTATACGCTTCCGTTCCTCCCACAGGCGTGGGTTCCATCGACGCCCACAGGCCTGCTCTGGCTCTCGATTGCCGTCATCGCCGGCGCAACCGTCGTCGGCGCGGTCTTCCAGTGGCTCGCAAACTGGGGCTGGAACAGCTTCGCCCAGCACGTCCAACACGCCCTGCGCGTGGACACCTACGACACGATGCAACTGCTCGACATGGGCTTTTTCGACGAGAAGCAGACCGGCGAGATGCTCTCGATTCTCAACAACGACGTGAACCAACTGGAGACGTTCTTGAACGAGGGCATCAGCTCTGCGCTGCGCATTGGCGTGATGGTGCTCGGCATCGGCGTCATCATGTTCGCCATCAACTGGCCGCTCGCGCTCGTTGCGTTGCTTCCCGTGCCCGTCCTCGCCGTATTCACCTACTTGTTCGTCAAGAAGATTCAGCCGAAGTACGCCGCCGTCCGCGCGAGCGTCGGGGCGTTAAACAGCCGCCTCGAAAACAACATCGGCGGAATTCAGGTCATCAAAACAGAGAACGCAGAGTCCTACGAAGTCGAACGCGTCGAAGGGGCCTCACAGCACTACTTCGACACCAACTGGGACGCCATCACGACGCGCATCGTCTTCTTCCCCGGTCTCGGCGTGATTACCGGCCTTGGCTTCGCCATCACCTTCGCAGTTGGTGGCTTCTGGGTGTTGAACGGCGCACCTGCGGGGCTGCCGGGAACCCTGACTGCGGGACAGTTCGTGACGTTCATGGTGTACACCCAGCAGTTCATCTGGCCGATGGCACAGTTCGGGCAAATCATCAACATGTACCAGCGCGCAAAGGCGAGCAGCGCGCGCATCTTCGGGCTGATGGGCGAGACGGCAAAGCACATGGAATCGTCGGACGCTCCTGACCTCACCGTCACAGAGGGCACGGTCGAATACGACGACGTATCCTTTGGCTACGCGAAAGCAGACGAACCGGTGTTGCACAACGTCTCGCTCACCGCCACGCGCGGGCAATTGCTCGGCGTCGTCGGCCCGACAGGTGCGGGCAAATCGACGCTCCTCAAACTCCTCGTCCGGATGTACGACACGGACGAGGGGACCATCCGCATCGACGGCACGGACATCCGCGAGGTGAACACGCAAAGTCTCCGGCGGGCAATTGGCTACGTCAGCCAAGACCCGTTCTTGTTTTACGGGACAGTCAAGGAGAACATCGCCTACGGCACCTTCGACGCCACAGACGAGGAAATCGTGGACGCCGCAAAACGCGCCGAAGCTCACGAGTTCATCATGAACCTCCCCGATGGTTACGACACGATGGTGGGCGAACGCGGCGTGAAACTGTCGGGTGGCCAGCGCCAGCGCATCTCCATAGCGCGAACGATTCTCAAAAACCCACCACTGCTCATCTTAGATGAGGCGACGAGCCACGTCGATACTGAGACGGAGGCCCTCATCCAGCGCAGTCTGAACCGCCTCGCCGCAGAGAAGACGACGTTTGCGATTGCCCACCGCCTCTCGACGATTCGGCACGCAGACGAAATCATCGTCTTAGACGACGGCCGCGTGGTCGAACGCGGCACCCACCGCGATCTCATCGATAACGACGACCTCTACGCCAATCTCTGGCGGGTGCAGGCGGGTGAAATCGACGACTTACCGCCGGAGTTCATCGAACGGGCGATTCGTCGGCGCGCCGAAGTTGCCGAGACTGAGTTTGCCGAAGCGGACGCTGGTTGGGAAAATTGA
- a CDS encoding lamin tail domain-containing protein produces the protein MKRAQVATGLVVLLVVLAGCLGGLGGGDETSTPTTAETTTVQTASGTLAIHYLNVGQGDSTLIVGPEGETVLVDTGDFKDDGEHVIAYLKAQGITRLDALVSTHADADHIGGNAAVIEYFETEGEGVGAVYDSGIVASTATYERYLDAVEEYEVPLYQTQAGDTIPMAGVDISVLSPPAGYLADEDRNENSLVLKVTHGANSVLLSGDAEREAEDYLVETYNLDVTVWKAGHHGSSTSNSPELLDAATPAVSVISSDYDSRYGHPHQEIIDRFAAHDITTFWTATHGNVVMESNGTAFTVKTQRAAPTDAADLRKASPVSPGLDAPVETRLVVRDGTTTGVGETPTTTEVTPDGGVSFVVKQVHADAAGRDVENLNDEYLVFENTGSDSISLAGWTVRDEAGKTYTFSELTLDPGATVTLHTGSGTDSPTERYWGASGPVWNNDGDTVTVTDDEGTLVVEVTY, from the coding sequence ATGAAACGCGCGCAGGTTGCGACCGGACTGGTCGTGCTTCTCGTCGTTCTCGCCGGTTGTCTCGGCGGGCTTGGTGGGGGAGACGAGACTTCCACACCCACTACAGCGGAGACGACCACGGTTCAGACGGCGAGCGGCACGCTCGCGATTCACTATCTCAACGTCGGCCAAGGCGATAGCACGCTTATCGTCGGCCCAGAGGGCGAAACCGTACTCGTCGATACGGGCGATTTCAAAGACGACGGGGAGCACGTCATCGCCTACCTCAAAGCCCAAGGAATCACCCGCCTCGACGCACTCGTCTCGACGCACGCGGACGCAGACCACATCGGTGGCAACGCCGCGGTCATCGAATACTTCGAAACCGAAGGCGAGGGCGTCGGCGCGGTGTACGACTCCGGCATCGTCGCTTCGACGGCCACCTATGAGCGCTACTTAGACGCCGTAGAGGAGTACGAAGTTCCCCTGTATCAGACGCAGGCTGGTGACACGATTCCGATGGCTGGAGTCGATATTTCGGTTCTCAGCCCGCCTGCGGGCTACCTCGCGGATGAAGACCGGAACGAGAACAGTCTCGTTCTCAAGGTCACCCACGGCGCGAACAGCGTCCTTCTCTCGGGCGACGCAGAGCGCGAAGCCGAGGACTATCTCGTCGAAACGTACAATCTCGACGTGACGGTGTGGAAAGCAGGCCACCACGGCAGTTCGACGAGCAACAGCCCGGAGCTACTGGATGCGGCGACGCCCGCCGTGTCGGTGATTTCGAGCGATTACGATTCGCGCTACGGACACCCACATCAGGAAATCATCGACCGATTTGCCGCCCACGACATCACGACGTTCTGGACGGCGACCCACGGCAACGTCGTCATGGAGAGCAACGGCACGGCGTTCACCGTGAAAACACAGCGCGCTGCGCCGACGGACGCTGCCGACCTGCGAAAAGCGTCGCCCGTCTCACCCGGACTGGACGCGCCTGTCGAAACCCGCCTCGTGGTTCGTGATGGGACCACGACTGGAGTGGGCGAAACGCCGACGACCACCGAGGTCACGCCCGACGGTGGCGTCTCGTTCGTCGTGAAACAGGTACACGCGGACGCCGCAGGCCGCGATGTCGAGAATCTGAACGACGAATATCTCGTCTTCGAGAACACGGGCAGTGACTCGATTTCGCTGGCCGGGTGGACGGTGCGCGACGAAGCCGGCAAGACGTACACGTTCTCCGAGCTGACGCTCGACCCCGGCGCGACGGTGACGCTTCACACTGGTTCGGGGACGGATTCCCCAACTGAGCGCTACTGGGGCGCTTCGGGACCGGTGTGGAACAACGACGGCGATACGGTTACTGTCACGGACGACGAAGGTACCCTCGTAGTGGAGGTAACTTACTGA